AAACGAGTAGGTATCCAAACCCAAGATTTAGAGAATAGTCAATATCTATAGATATCAACACAGAGGCACAGAAACACAGAGGATTAAAGTGCTTATTATAAAAGCTCTCTGTTTCCGTGTTTCCGTGTTTCTGTGTTGAATTAACTTTTTGACATTTATGTACTTTTGACACAGCCCTATTTGCACTAATATTTAATGCTCTGTACTTCTGTGTTGTTTCTACTTTTTGTTAATAGGCCCTGGCAAATAATACCCGTTGTTTAGACGGTTTACCGGTAACCATACATGTACCGGGCGTCGTGTCGCCATGCAGAGGAATACACCGGATCGTAGCTTTTGTTTCGTTCTTTATTTTTTCTTCTGTCTCCGGTGTACCATCCCAATGCGCTAAGATAAATCCGCCTTCTTCGATTTTTTCTTTAAATTCATCATAACTATCTACAGTTATTGTATGGGCAGTCCGATAGTCGAAAGCCTTTTTATAGATATTCGCCTGAATAGCATCCAACAAATCTTTTACATACAATTCGATGTTATCGCAACTTACCGTTTCTTTTTCTAATGTGTCCCGGCGCATCACTTCTATCGTGTTGTTCTCCATGTCGCGGCCACCCATAGCCAAGCGTACAGGCACGCCTTTCAATTCATATTCGGCAAACTTCCATCCCGGTTTTTTATTATCAGCATCATCGTATTTTACGCTAATTCCCAACGCTTTTAATTTGGCCATAATACCGGCTACTTTTTCACTGATGGCATTTAATTGCTCCTGCGTCTTATAAATAGGAACGATAACTACCTGATAAGGTGCTAATTTCGGAGGCAATACCAATCCGTTATCATCGGAATGCGACATAATCAAAGCTCCTATCAATCGAGTAGAAACTCCCCATGAAGTAGCCCACACATAATCGCTTTTTCCTTCTTTATCAATGAATTTTACATCAAATGCCTTGGCAAAATTTTGTCCTAGAAAGTGAGAAGTACCTGCCTGAAGAGCTTTTCCATCTTGCATCATAGCTTCAATAGTATATGTATCGATTGCGCCAGCAAAACGTTCACTTTCCGATTTTACTCCTTTAATAACCGGCATAGCCATAAAATTCTCGGCAAAATCCGCATATACTTCCTGCATCTTACGGGCTTCTGCTTCTGCTTCTGCTTGAGTGGCATGTGCCGTGTGACCTTCCTGCCAGAGGAATTCAGCCGTACGCAAGAATAAACGGGTACGCATTTCCCAACGAACTACATTGGCCCATTGATTACATAAAATAGGCAAGTCACGATAAGACTGTACCCAATTACGGTAAGTATTCCATATAATAGTTTCCGAAGTAGGACGTACAATTAATTCCTCTTCCAGTTTAGCTTCAGGATCCACTACCACACCAGTACCGTCATGATTTGTTTTTAAACGGTAATGAGTAACAACAGCACACTCTTTGGCAAATCCTTCTACGTGTTCGGCTTCTTTACTTAAAAATGATTTCGGGATAAATAATGGGAAATAGGCATTTACGTGACCGGTTTCTTTAAACATATCGTCCAATTGCCGTTGCATCTTTTCCCAAATAGCATATCCGTATGGTTTTATTACCATACAACCACGAACGGCAGAATTTTCTGCCATATCGGCTTTTATCACTAAATCCTGATACCATTGGGAGTAACTCACACTCCTGGGAGTAAGTTCTTTAAGCTCTTTTGCCATCTTTTTATATTCTTATTATATTGTTTTTCGTAGTCGTAATCAAAAACAGGTGCAAAAGTACAAAAAATAGCGTAATCGTTCCATAAAGACAGGAAAATTTATAACTTCCTATCGTGTAGCTAATTGTTTGCAAACGGGGTTAATACCTAATACCCAATCCCGGAAAATTTCCATGTTCTGCAAGGTTTTAGCTCCTTCGAATCCGTCTAAATCAGCAGGCGTTACTTGCTTGCAGTACTCCCTAATAAAAATAGAAGATAACGGCAAGTACGTCCAATGCCACATTTCTTCCTGGTATCCTGTA
The genomic region above belongs to Parabacteroides pacaensis and contains:
- the proS gene encoding proline--tRNA ligase, whose translation is MAKELKELTPRSVSYSQWYQDLVIKADMAENSAVRGCMVIKPYGYAIWEKMQRQLDDMFKETGHVNAYFPLFIPKSFLSKEAEHVEGFAKECAVVTHYRLKTNHDGTGVVVDPEAKLEEELIVRPTSETIIWNTYRNWVQSYRDLPILCNQWANVVRWEMRTRLFLRTAEFLWQEGHTAHATQAEAEAEARKMQEVYADFAENFMAMPVIKGVKSESERFAGAIDTYTIEAMMQDGKALQAGTSHFLGQNFAKAFDVKFIDKEGKSDYVWATSWGVSTRLIGALIMSHSDDNGLVLPPKLAPYQVVIVPIYKTQEQLNAISEKVAGIMAKLKALGISVKYDDADNKKPGWKFAEYELKGVPVRLAMGGRDMENNTIEVMRRDTLEKETVSCDNIELYVKDLLDAIQANIYKKAFDYRTAHTITVDSYDEFKEKIEEGGFILAHWDGTPETEEKIKNETKATIRCIPLHGDTTPGTCMVTGKPSKQRVLFARAY